Proteins encoded by one window of Candidatus Methylacidiphilales bacterium:
- the asd gene encoding archaetidylserine decarboxylase (Phosphatidylserine decarboxylase is synthesized as a single chain precursor. Generation of the pyruvoyl active site from a Ser is coupled to cleavage of a Gly-Ser bond between the larger (beta) and smaller (alpha chains). It is an integral membrane protein.) — translation MKKPSSTFISIFLTFLAKQLSYNRSFLLWPLNQILIRYFIYKFKVDLSEALIETPLAYRCFNDFFTRKLKPHARPLVKKIGSLHAPCDGILIEHGALTQGKLIQAKGLDYSVNSLIHSEEHQFAYFYTFYLSPRHYHRAHAPLEAKILNLRYLSGLTRSVSMRHVSSIPNLYVENERLVLQFDGYGYGSYAIVMVGAQNVASISTPWYGVCSGHLTSKELFSIDPVFGVAAGEEIANFNMGSTIVLLLEKIPHQQLVSKNQEIKLHQTIAEFN, via the coding sequence ATGAAAAAACCCTCATCTACTTTTATAAGTATTTTTTTAACTTTTTTAGCAAAGCAATTATCATATAACAGGAGTTTTTTACTCTGGCCCTTAAACCAGATACTCATCCGTTATTTTATCTATAAATTTAAAGTAGATCTTTCCGAGGCGCTCATTGAAACACCTCTTGCCTACCGCTGTTTTAATGATTTTTTTACTAGAAAACTTAAACCTCACGCCAGGCCGTTAGTAAAAAAAATTGGCTCACTACACGCACCATGTGATGGGATCTTAATAGAACATGGGGCCCTTACTCAAGGTAAGTTAATTCAAGCAAAAGGTTTGGACTATTCTGTAAATTCATTAATTCATTCTGAAGAGCACCAATTTGCCTACTTTTATACTTTTTACCTTTCACCCAGACATTACCACCGTGCCCATGCGCCTTTAGAAGCTAAGATATTAAATCTGCGTTATCTGTCTGGCCTAACCAGATCAGTTTCTATGCGGCATGTATCTAGCATCCCAAACCTATATGTGGAAAATGAACGATTGGTACTTCAATTTGATGGGTATGGTTACGGTTCATACGCTATCGTTATGGTTGGCGCACAAAATGTTGCAAGTATCTCAACTCCATGGTACGGTGTATGCAGTGGGCATCTCACCTCAAAGGAATTATTTTCAATAGATCCGGTATTTGGAGTAGCGGCAGGTGAAGAGATTGCTAATTTTAATATGGGATCTACGATTGTTTTGTTACTTGAAAAAATTCCGCATCAGCAACTGGTCAGTAAAAATCAAGAAATTAAACTACATCAAACAATCGCAGAATTTAACTAA